Proteins from a genomic interval of Mustela lutreola isolate mMusLut2 chromosome 4, mMusLut2.pri, whole genome shotgun sequence:
- the CHRM2 gene encoding muscarinic acetylcholine receptor M2 isoform X1 has translation MKRNIFDQEKKRFKCVFGYLATWLLIREHKMNNSTNSSNSGLALTSPYKTFEVVFIVLVAGSLSLVTIIGNILVMVSIKVNRHLQTVNNYFLFSLACADLIIGVFSMNLYTLYTVIGYWPLGPVVCDLWLALDYVVSNASVMNLLIISFDRYFCVTKPLTYPVKRTTKMAGMMIAAAWVLSFILWAPAILFWQFIVGVRTVEDGECYIQFFSNAAVTFGTAIAAFYLPVIIMTVLYWHISRASKSRIKKDKKEPVANQDPVSPSLVQGRIVKPNNNNVPGSDDGLEHNKIQNGKAPRDAVTENCVQGEEKESSNDSTSVSAVASNMRDDDVTQDENTVSTSLGHSKDENSKQTCIKIVTKTQKGDLCTPTNTTVELVGSAGQNGDEKQNIVARKIVKMTKQPAKKKPPPSREKKVTRTILAILLAFIITWAPYNVMVLINTFCAPCIPNTVWTIGYWLCYINSTINPACYALCNATFKKTFKHLLMCHYKNIGATR, from the coding sequence GTTTAAATGTGTATTTGGCTACTTGGCTACTTGGCTACTGATTAGAGAACACAAAATGAATAACTCAACAAACTCCTCTAACAGTGGCCTGGCTCTGACCAGTCCTTATAAGACATTTGAAGTGGTGTTTATTGTCCTTGTGGCTGGATCCCTGAGTTTGGTGACCATCATTGGGAACATTCTGGTCATGGTCTCCATTAAAGTCAACCGCCACCTCCAGACCGTCAACAATTACTTTTTGTTCAGCCTGGCCTGTGCTGACCTCATCATTGGTGTTTTCTCCATGAACTTGTACACCCTCTACACTGTGATTGGCTACTGGCCTTTGGGACCTGTGGTATGTGACCTTTGGCTAGCCCTGGACTATGTGGTCAGCAATGCGTCCGTGATGAATCTGCTCATTATCAGCTTTGACAGGTACTTCTGCGTCACAAAACCACTCACCTACCCAGTCAAGCGGACCACGAAAATGGCAGGTATGATGATTGCTGCTGCCTGGGTCCTCTCCTTTATCCTCTGGGCCCCAGCCATTCTCTTCTGGCAGTTCATTGTAGGGGTGAGGACTGTGGAGGATGGGGAATGCtacattcagtttttctccaacGCTGCTGTCACCTTTGGTACTGCCATTGCGGCCTTCTATTTGCCTGTGATCATCATGACTGTGTTATACTGGCACATATCCCGAGCCAGCAAGAGCAGGATAAAGAAGGACAAGAAGGAGCCTGTGGCCAACCAAGACCCAGTTTCTCCCAGTCTGGTACAAGGCAGGATAGTGAAGCCAAACAACAACAACGTGCCCGGCAGTGATGATGGCCTGGAGCACAACAAAATCCAGAATGGCAAAGCCCCCAGAGATGCAGTGACCGAAAACTGTgtccagggagaggagaaagagagctcCAATGATTCCACCTCCGTCAGTGCCGTCGCCTCTAACATGAGAGATGATGACGTCACCCAGGATGAGAACACAGTGTCCACTTCTCTGGGTCATTCCAAAGATGAGAACTCTAAGCAAACGTGCATCAAAATTGTCACCAAGACCCAAAAAGGTGATTTGTGTACCCCAACTAATACCACCGTGGAGCTCGTTGGTTCTGCAGGTCAGAACGGAGATGAAAAGCAGAACATTGTAGCTCGCAAGATTGTGAAGATGACTAAGCAGCCCGCCAAAAAGAAGCCTCCTCCCTCCCGGGAGAAGAAAGTGACCAGGACGATCTTGGCTATTCTGTTGGCTTTCATCATCACTTGGGCCCCATACAATGTCATGGTGCTCATTAACACCTTCTGTGCACCCTGCATCCCCAACACAGTGTGGACAATTGGCTACTGGCTCTGTTACATCAATAGCACTATCAACCCTGCCTGCTATGCACTTTGTAATGCCACCTTCAAGAAGACCTTtaaacatcttctcatgtgtcatTATAAGAACATAGGCGCTACAAGGTAA
- the CHRM2 gene encoding muscarinic acetylcholine receptor M2 isoform X2, whose product MNNSTNSSNSGLALTSPYKTFEVVFIVLVAGSLSLVTIIGNILVMVSIKVNRHLQTVNNYFLFSLACADLIIGVFSMNLYTLYTVIGYWPLGPVVCDLWLALDYVVSNASVMNLLIISFDRYFCVTKPLTYPVKRTTKMAGMMIAAAWVLSFILWAPAILFWQFIVGVRTVEDGECYIQFFSNAAVTFGTAIAAFYLPVIIMTVLYWHISRASKSRIKKDKKEPVANQDPVSPSLVQGRIVKPNNNNVPGSDDGLEHNKIQNGKAPRDAVTENCVQGEEKESSNDSTSVSAVASNMRDDDVTQDENTVSTSLGHSKDENSKQTCIKIVTKTQKGDLCTPTNTTVELVGSAGQNGDEKQNIVARKIVKMTKQPAKKKPPPSREKKVTRTILAILLAFIITWAPYNVMVLINTFCAPCIPNTVWTIGYWLCYINSTINPACYALCNATFKKTFKHLLMCHYKNIGATR is encoded by the coding sequence ATGAATAACTCAACAAACTCCTCTAACAGTGGCCTGGCTCTGACCAGTCCTTATAAGACATTTGAAGTGGTGTTTATTGTCCTTGTGGCTGGATCCCTGAGTTTGGTGACCATCATTGGGAACATTCTGGTCATGGTCTCCATTAAAGTCAACCGCCACCTCCAGACCGTCAACAATTACTTTTTGTTCAGCCTGGCCTGTGCTGACCTCATCATTGGTGTTTTCTCCATGAACTTGTACACCCTCTACACTGTGATTGGCTACTGGCCTTTGGGACCTGTGGTATGTGACCTTTGGCTAGCCCTGGACTATGTGGTCAGCAATGCGTCCGTGATGAATCTGCTCATTATCAGCTTTGACAGGTACTTCTGCGTCACAAAACCACTCACCTACCCAGTCAAGCGGACCACGAAAATGGCAGGTATGATGATTGCTGCTGCCTGGGTCCTCTCCTTTATCCTCTGGGCCCCAGCCATTCTCTTCTGGCAGTTCATTGTAGGGGTGAGGACTGTGGAGGATGGGGAATGCtacattcagtttttctccaacGCTGCTGTCACCTTTGGTACTGCCATTGCGGCCTTCTATTTGCCTGTGATCATCATGACTGTGTTATACTGGCACATATCCCGAGCCAGCAAGAGCAGGATAAAGAAGGACAAGAAGGAGCCTGTGGCCAACCAAGACCCAGTTTCTCCCAGTCTGGTACAAGGCAGGATAGTGAAGCCAAACAACAACAACGTGCCCGGCAGTGATGATGGCCTGGAGCACAACAAAATCCAGAATGGCAAAGCCCCCAGAGATGCAGTGACCGAAAACTGTgtccagggagaggagaaagagagctcCAATGATTCCACCTCCGTCAGTGCCGTCGCCTCTAACATGAGAGATGATGACGTCACCCAGGATGAGAACACAGTGTCCACTTCTCTGGGTCATTCCAAAGATGAGAACTCTAAGCAAACGTGCATCAAAATTGTCACCAAGACCCAAAAAGGTGATTTGTGTACCCCAACTAATACCACCGTGGAGCTCGTTGGTTCTGCAGGTCAGAACGGAGATGAAAAGCAGAACATTGTAGCTCGCAAGATTGTGAAGATGACTAAGCAGCCCGCCAAAAAGAAGCCTCCTCCCTCCCGGGAGAAGAAAGTGACCAGGACGATCTTGGCTATTCTGTTGGCTTTCATCATCACTTGGGCCCCATACAATGTCATGGTGCTCATTAACACCTTCTGTGCACCCTGCATCCCCAACACAGTGTGGACAATTGGCTACTGGCTCTGTTACATCAATAGCACTATCAACCCTGCCTGCTATGCACTTTGTAATGCCACCTTCAAGAAGACCTTtaaacatcttctcatgtgtcatTATAAGAACATAGGCGCTACAAGGTAA